GTTCCCTCTATTGTCCTTATCAAGCTCACAACAGGGAGTATCACATGTAGATCGAGGGCAGATAAACGTGAGAAATTTTTTCCATGAGATGAGATTTACCCAAAGCAACTTAAAATGTTAAGATAGCAGCTCTCTGGACAGAAGAGTAATCATGTATCTTAGTGAAGGCAGTTCCATGTTCATCACATGTAACTTGGCAACAATCTTAGATGAAATTTTCAAAGGAAAAAAGAGAACCTGCAAGAAAACCCCAGGAGAAAATTCTGAAACAATGCCGTCTTTTCCAGTTAAATCTACCTCCTTAAAAATGCGAATCACAGCTGGCCGAGCCTGTTCCAAAGAGCTGTCAACAATCAGAAACTTTTTTGAATCAACCCTATTCAATAATCAAGAAATCATGTAAGAGGTAACACTGGCCAGCAGTAGAACACAAGAATAAGTAAAAAGTATAACACATTTCTGAGTATAATGTCTCCTGAGAATGAACAGAAAAAGAGGTTCTCACTTTTCCTGTTGCTATCACTATTTTCACACCCCTTGATGAGGCCTCTTTCAGAGCCTGGATGTTCGTGGAGCTCAGTTGGCTTTTGCTGTTGAGAAGGGTGCCTTgtgtacaagaaaaaaaaacatataaaaacaGTCCACACAAGGCTATAACCTACAagctaaataaaataaagtacaGGCGTAAGACACAATAAGCCAAACTTACCATCCATATCACAGAAGATATATCTGAACTTTTGCTTATAGTATTGAGGGCTGCCTTCTTTCTTCCTGTCTTTTAACAACTCAGATGTAAGATTATATCATTGCAAAGTTCAACTTTAACCAAGTGAATCGCAGCTACAGATTAAATGAAGAATTTAAACGATTAACAAATCAAAATAAGGTCCATAGAAGacagaaaaaaagaagataaaatttaCCATCTAGTTTGACCCCATCGGAATGGGTTTCAGCATCATATGCGCTCTGAATTAATCCTTTTACCTTCCACCCAAGACTCTTTAAGAGAAgatcctcctccttctccattTCTACTTCAGCGTATTTGCTAACTTCATGATCAAATCCTAACAAATGTAACAACCCATGTACCTACACAAAGGTCCAGTGACTAAAGTTATCAAATTACAGTAGAGAATTACAAATACGAACTCTGTAACACTTGCAGAAAACACATTCAATTGAATatgcctttttaatttttttaagggtTCACACATCTTCCAGACAAATAATATTCATCATAGAGAACACTTATCTCttcaaaacatataaaacacaAATAATCATATTCTAAAACCAACCATGAGAATGCGCATCTCGTCAAGGAGCGTATGGCCTCTTTGCTCCGCTTGTCTTGCTGCTGTCTCAACAGATATCACAATGTCCCCCAACATAAGCTGCAAACATGCAATGGCCATCAAACATATATCACCAAAATTACATCCTTTACTTATAGTCTAATGAAGAAAATGATAGATAAAACCGAACGAGCTAGTACCATGGGAAGCTTAAGATCAGGGACATGCTGGGACATGGAAATAACATCAGTAGCATGGTCCTCTCCTCTCCATTCCTTGTTAAGTTTTCGGATAAACTTGTCATCGCAAAGAAGCACGGAAAGCTCCACGCTTTCATATCCCGCAACACCGCCTATAGCATTGTCCCTTGTTTTATACACTGAATCTTTCAGCCCATCAAACGCTAGCTTCACCGCCACCGGCGCATCCAGCCGGAGCAATTCCGCAATTCTCTGCAATTTTCAAACTCCATTTCACTTCAGTCAATCAAATCAGCTATAATGGTATTACAGAAGAGACATTTACACAAACAGTTGGTGATCGTTACATACCAAGATTTCGGGATTGTTCAATGCTTCTTCGATAGAAATACTGACATCGAGCTCCAGCTCCTTCTCCTTGATTTTCGTGGATTGCCGCCTCACCTTCCTTTCGCCCTTCTGCGAACTGCAGATTCGCCCCCGGATCAGTTGCGGTCTGGCTGCACATCTCCATTTGTCTCCGCGCGTCGCGTGAAGTCCGCGGACGAATACCGTTGACACGGAGGCCTGAAAGAGGTGCGCTTTCGGATGGGAGATTAAACCCGGCGCAGATGGAAACAATGAGCTGGACATTAGGGCGGCGCGTGGGATGTAACGCGCCATTTGAgtggcggaggaggaggagggtagGTGGAGGAGCATGTAGACCTTCGGAGCTCGCAATGTGAGTGGTGATTGGTTGGTTGGTTGCCTCGCGGTTTGTGAGTAGCAAACGGACAGTGACAGTGACGTTACCGGCCAGAAGGATTTTTATTCTCCACAaacttttgaaaattttcagatGTCACCCAAATATTTTCACTTTTATGCAATTAGTGGCTAAACTAATTGTTTATGACAGTTAACCACCTAAAATATACAACGGTCTTGTTTCAAAGTCATTCTCGTGGCTATAGTAACTAGAATCATTTACCCCCAAGATATGTGTTTATGTGCTGTCTCTTTCCCCCCAAATAGCGTAGTAATTTTCTCTAAAACATAGTGTTTTAAGAGGCTCCGCCTAGGTGTTTTAAGAGGCTCCACCTAGGTGACTAATCATCGATGCGATTAATTCTTAAGTATTTAGAGAAAAAAGGTTTCTAGGCAGATCTAGGCACTCGGGTGGCTAGCCATCTAGGCGAGCTGGCGATTTGTGACATTTTTtgcttcaattttttgtttttaagaaaATGGCTTAGGATTGTAATTCTCTTTCTcttagacaaaaataaataacttccattttgtattttatgatattaataaattgtaaaaaaattgttgaatacttggatgaacattcgttatatgcttgtttcccatttttttaatgtgttataatactttataatttatttaacattctattttgtaatttatgtttctttatataattatgtattatttttaaatataaatagactcttattttaaataaataaaaaaaacttccaTGGCCCTAGGCACTAGGCATCTTAGCTCTAGGCTCTTATGCTCCGTCTGATTACTGCTTAGAGATTTTTCAAACACTACTAAAACACTAATGACAAGTCTCGCGTGCTTGGCAcatgctatatgatttgataataAATAGACGGATGTGGACCAAGGCGCCAAACAAGTTGCGAAGCTTGCGTGGTAAAATGTCAAAAGCTTTTAGTTCAATAACTTCAAAGAAGTGGTATATTGGATGCCAATTCTACAATTTttccaaaacctttttgtgcataaaagtaaaataaatcaAAGTTTGGGGAGTTATATGTAATTTTAGAAAACGGAAAAGACCAGCTGGACTTAACGTGCACTGGGTCTTTTAATTTAATCGAGTCCGCAGTCCGATCCAATCCGGTTCAGCCTACCAGGAAACCTAGACCCTAACCGTCTCTACCGCCTCTTctgacctctctctctctctctatctctctctctctcttccacaGCCCAATTCAGATCGCCCTCAGTCTCTCCCAGCCTCCTCCGCCAATTAATTCAGTTTCCGATTCTCCTCCGCCGACGAATTAGGGTTCCGATCGTCTCAGTAACCCGCACTCTCAACTCGAATTGCCTTCTAATCCCCATTTTCCAAAACAGTTTCTTCAATTAGGTTCGATAAATAGTCAATCCCACTAGCTCGAGTGCTGAAATGGCGAGTTCCGAGGATCCAAATGCATCCTCCCCGGCTGAACAGCCGCCAAAGCACTACGGCATCACGAAGCCGATCTTCCTTTCGGGTCCCACCGAGTACGATCTTCAACGAAATGTCGAACTCGAAAAGGTACACGGATGCGTGCATAAATCTGCTTTATGATGTCAAAGATTGGTTATTTTTGTTTGGCTTGATTTGCAAGTTGCTGATTTTATctgttttgtattgattttggtAGTTCTTGATTGATTCGGGGCTTTATGAGAACAAAGACGAGGCTgcgaagagagaagaggttctTGGCCGCATTGATCAGGTATAGATATATAGTTCACTGTTCTATTGTAGGCTGTGAGAAAAATCAGTAATGTGATGATGTTGGAAATGACTAAGAATATTATCGCAATTGGCGGGTCGGTTTAAAGCATTACCAATGTGGTGTTGTTCTGTGCTTACTGTCAGTTGTGTGTAACTGTGACCTAAAGGAAAATAAGTCGGTTCCTTTTGGACTCCTAGCTTATGTTTACCATTGTTGTCGTCATTTATACGCCATGGATTTGAAGTCTTGCATTTCCCTTTGGTTGCATGGTACTTTCGTTCAGTGAGGTAATTGGTAATACTGAGTTTATTTTTACTGTAGATTGTGAAAGGCTGGGTGAAGCAATTGACAAGTCGAAGAGGCTACACAGATCAGATGGTGGAGGATGCGAATGCTGTCATTTTTACTTTTGGGTCTTATCGTCTTGGGGTAAATATCAGTTCCAACGATTACTTCTAGTGGTGGTGCACCATcaatttcttttgctttctattATCGTTGTTGTAGGTATGTTCTGTTGGAACTTGCAAGTGGATCTACAGTTGCatatttttctctctatttaACTCTGTTTACAAGTTATACCCTCTAACCCATGTTACTGTTATATGGTGGGGGATAATTTCATCATCTAGAGTTTCACGAACAGATTTGGGTTATGATCCAGAATGGTATGCTATCCGTTTCTAGTGATTTTATTTGCTACTCTTATGCTTGGATATGGCAAGCAAGGATCCATGCTTTGCAATTAAAAAACTGGTACATGTCCATTAGCCAAGGATAAGCTGATATTAAAACCAACTGGATGGTTCACATTTATGATGAAACCTGATAAGAATAACAAGCCCTTATTAGGACTTTGTTCTTTGAAACCGATGCCATTGCCATTGGATGTGATCATGCCAACATATATAACATCTGAGGATCATCAGTGCTTCAGTCTATGAGAACAGTTAGTTCCACAACGGTGAACCACTCCTATGTCATCAGTCTTATAACCACTCCTATGTCATTAGTCTTATTGTAGAATTTGCTGCTGTTTTGATTGTTTAGTCAAATTTACCTTAACAAAGGATTGGATGTTGTTCTTGCTTTGATTGTTTGGTCCAACTACTGAATCCAGAACTATTTACGCTACTTGTTCCCCGTATCATTATGGCCATCGTACCTGTATTATAAATGTTATGTTTTTCTGTGACAGGTTCATGGGCCTGGAGCTGACATAGACACTTTGTGTGTTGGGCCATCATATGTGAATCGAGAGGTGATTTATGCGcacacattcatatatataatcCCGATTCTTTCTTAATTTGTTCGACCAGAATTGTAACCTGCAGCTCTGCCTCACAATTGACTCGTTCTGCAGGAAGATTTCTTTATTATATTGCATGATATCCTGGATGAATTGGAAGAGGTTACTGAACTTCAACCAGTTCCTGATGCTCATGTCCCCGTCATGAAATTCAAGTTCCAGGGAATATCAATTGATCTTTTGTATGCAAGCATATCTCTTTTGGTTGTTCCAGATGTGAGTACAAAACTCATTTTCTTGAAATCTATtgctttttgttctttttatcCATTTCATTGTGTTTCGTGATCATATGACCATATACGAAGAGCCATTTCCAAGCCCATGTAATTTTGTCTTGCTTCCTTCCTCACTTGTTTTGTCAGCTGGGCCATCTAAGGTTCTGGTATTAGTAGTGTGGAAAATTGGTTTACTACTAACATTTGAAGATGCATAAGCTGCTATCATTATAGAGATGTGGTCCTGGTGTCCTTTATGATATTGATGTGGTGTTGGAACATGCTTGTCAACAGGATCTGGATATCTCACATGGATCTGTGCTATATGATGTTGATGAGCAAACTGTTCGAAGTCTGAACGGCTGCAGGGTTGCAGATCAAATTCTTAAACTTGTCCCCAATGTTGAGGTTGATCATGTCTTATCTCTCACCCTGGTTTATTTCTAGGTTGAATTGACTCAACTTGTGACACTCTATTTAACTGTAGCACTTCCGGACGACACTCAGATGTTTGAAGTTTTGGGCTAAAAGACGTGGTGTTTATTCAAATGTAAGTTTGGCAGTGTTCAAAGCTGTTCAGAATCTTCATTGTTATTAACTCATTAATTTTACACTTACGAAATGacatttcctttattttttttctattctgTGTAGGTTACTGGATTCCTTGGTGGTGTGAATTGGGCTATCTTAGTTGCTCGGATATGCCAGCTTTATCCCAATGCAATTCCTAGCATGTTGGTTTCCAGATTTTTCAGAGTGTATACTCAGTGGCGTTGGCCAAATCCTGTAATTCTACGTTCAATTGAAGAGAATGAACTTGGGTTCCATACATGGGACCCTCGTAGAAACCCTCGGGACCGCCTTCATCATATGCCAATAATAACTCCTGCATACCCTTGCATGAACTCTAGTTACAATGTCTCAGTAAGTACTTTACGAGTTATGGCAGAGCAGTTCGACCATGGTAATAGGATATGTCAGGTGAgagcataattttttttttatatctgtGTTTGCAGGCTTTATTTCATTATTGACGGGTTTTCCCCTTTGGTTTTATTAAAGGAGATTGAGCTGAATAAGGCCCAGTGGAGTGCTCTCTTTGAACCTTATCTCTTCTTTGAGGCATACAAAAATTATCTACAAGTGGACATAGTTGCAGCTGATGTTGATGACTTGCTAACTTGGAAGGGATGGGTGGAATCCCGGTTTAGACAGCTTACCTTGAAGGTAAACGTTTCTTCCATAGTTGTTTTGAAAGCTTTTATGACTCATTTGTTAGAAAAGATTCACTATATTGAAGGCATTTCGAAGTAATAAATGGCTGATAACTTCCTTATTTTGTACAAGTTGAAGGTTACCATGAAGAAACGTTGTCCCTTTTAGTCCTACCATTTTTTGTGGGGATTAATAGGGATATCTTTTCTTCATGAATGAGCTTCAACTTGAACAAAATATGAAAGTTGTCAttcattttttccttcaaaatgcCTTTAATGTAGTGAATAGTCCTATCCAAGCCAATCCTCTCTAATAAACGAGGCCTTATAATGTTTTTCGTGTtaacattttgcattttatctcCGTGCAGATAGAGCGAGACACAAAAGGGATGCTGCAGTGCCATCCATATCCTAAGGAATATGTTGACGTAACCAAGCCATGCCCACACTGCGCTTTCTTTATGGGTTTGCAGAGAAAAGAGGGATTGAGAGGTAAAGAAGGTCAGCAATTTGATATACGTGGAACAGTTGATGAGTTCAGGGAAGGAATAAACATGTACATGTTCTGGAAACCCGGGATGGATATATATGTTTCTCATGTTCGCCGGAGGCAGCTTCCTCCCTTTGTTTTCCCTGATGGGTGTAAGCGTCCTCGATTATCGAGGCATGTAAGTCAGCAGGACGAAAGAACCTATGAAGATTCTGCAGGTTGTAGTTCTGGATCTGTGGAAAGACATACCAGGAGGAAAATTGATCATAAAACGGAGGATATGAGGCCAGCTAAACTAGAGAAGCAGACGTCTGTTAGTTCACAATTGATGGAGTCTGTGGCCCCAGAAAGTAGTACAGGTGGAGCACCTGATACCAGCTTCAGTAATGGCATTAGATTAGAGTGTCTGGCAACTGGAGATGCAGAAAAGAAATCTGATCATAGATTGTCTGTTGGACAGTTAGAGAGTGAAAAGGAAGTGTTGGAGACGTGAGAATGGTTGATAATATTGCACATGAATCCAATACTGCAAATGAGTGCACGTCTATGCATGTTCCTGAAATCCCTAAAGTCAGAAATGAGGTCAATCCTTCACAAGAGGATCATGACG
Above is a window of Malus sylvestris chromosome 15, drMalSylv7.2, whole genome shotgun sequence DNA encoding:
- the LOC126603846 gene encoding endoribonuclease YBEY, chloroplastic-like, whose translation is MLLHLPSSSSATQMARYIPRAALMSSSLFPSAPGLISHPKAHLFQASVSTVFVRGLHATRGDKWRCAARPQLIRGRICSSQKGERKVRRQSTKIKEKELELDVSISIEEALNNPEILRIAELLRLDAPVAVKLAFDGLKDSVYKTRDNAIGGVAGYESVELSVLLCDDKFIRKLNKEWRGEDHATDVISMSQHVPDLKLPMLMLGDIVISVETAARQAEQRGHTLLDEMRILMVHGLLHLLGFDHEVSKYAEVEMEKEEDLLLKSLGWKVKGLIQSAYDAETHSDGVKLDDRKKEGSPQYYKQKFRYIFCDMDGTLLNSKSQLSSTNIQALKEASSRGVKIVIATGKARPAVIRIFKEVDLTGKDGIVSEFSPGVFLQGLLVYGTQGREIFRMNLDTDVCREACRYSLENEVPLIAFTEDRCLSLYDHPLVDSMHTVYHEQKAEIMPSVGHLVAAAGIQKLVFMDTAEGVTTALRPYWSEATGDSATVVQTVPDMLEIVPPGTSKGSGVNMLLDHLGITPKEIMAIGDGENDIEMLELASLGIALSNGAEKAKAVANVIGLSNDEDGVADAIYRYAL